One part of the Theropithecus gelada isolate Dixy chromosome 5, Tgel_1.0, whole genome shotgun sequence genome encodes these proteins:
- the ING2 gene encoding inhibitor of growth protein 2, translating to MLGQQQQQLYSSAALLTGERSRLLTCYVQDYLECVESLPHDMQRNVSVLRELDNKYQETLKEIDDVYEKYKKEDDLNQKKRLQQLLQRALINSQELGDEKIQIVTQMLELVENRARQMELHSQCFQDPAESERASDKAKMDSSQPERSSRRPRRQRTSESRDLCHMANGIEDCDDQPPKEKKSKSAKKKKRSKAKQEREASPVEFAIDPNEPTYCLCNQVSYGEMIGCDNEQCPIEWFHFSCVSLTYKPKGKWYCPKCRGDNEKTMDKSTEKTKKDRRSR from the exons ATGTtagggcagcagcagcagcaactgtACTCGTCGGCCGCGCTCCTGACTGGGGAGCGGAGCCGGCTGCTCACCTGCTACGTGCAGGACTACCTTGAGTGCGTGGAGTCGCTGCCCCACGACATGCAGAGGAACGTGTCTGTGCTGCGAGAGCTGGACAACAAATATCAAG aaaCGTTAAAGGAAATTGATGatgtctatgaaaaatataagaaagaagatGATTTAAACCAAAAGAAGCGTCTACAGCAGCTTCTCCAGAGAGCACTAATTAATAGTCAAGAATTGGGAGATGAAAAAATCCAGATTGTTACACAAATGCTCGAATTGGTAGAAAATCGGGCAAGACAAATGGAGTTACATTCACAGTGTTTCCAAGATCCTGCTGAAAGTGAACGGGCCTCAGATAAAGCAAAGATGGATTCTAGCCAACCAGAAAGATCTTCAAGAAGACCCCGCAGACAGCGGACCAGTGAAAGCCGTGATTTATGTCATATGGCAAATGGGATCGAAGACTGTGATGATCAGCCacctaaagaaaagaaatccaagtCAGCAAAGAAGAAGAAACGCTCCAAGGCCAAGCAGGAAAGGGAAGCTTCACCTGTTGAGTTTGCAATAGATCCTAACGAACCTACATACTGCTTATGCAACCAAGTGTCTTATGGGGAGATGATAGGATGTGACAATGAACAGTGTCCAATTGAATGGTTTCACTTTTCATGCGTTTCACTCACCTATAAACCAAAGGGGAAATGGTATTGCCCAAAGTGCAGGGGAGACAATGAGAAAACCATGGACAAAagtactgaaaagacaaaaaaggataGAAGGTCGAGGTAG
- the LOC112624403 gene encoding proline-rich proteoglycan 2-like: MHRPRPPRSLSSAARRRGDPAAAREGTAALPDLHSPQSSPHSPPPQHQPRGGAKLGLPPFSPPAPGPEQWGSPRRGRRRGEAWGASLCAPRLNGTRQGRRLGPSGRPPRGEGQLRPATPAFYPSGGPSAAPREPAKEQQAVPFFRTTRSEACRTARPGGRRAAGGGRLPACAARRSRRLRARLGLPPASCRALGLVRHRGADRGDILVQHLFITEMISSGKRL; the protein is encoded by the exons ATGCACCGGCCGCGGCCGCCGCGGTCCCTCAGCTCAGCAGCCCGGCGCCGCGGGGACCCCGCAGCCGCTCGAGAGGGCACGGCCGCGCTCCCCGATCTCCACTCCCCCCAGAGCAGCCCTCACTCCCCGCCCCCGCAGCACCAGCCCAGGGGCGGGGCGAAACTGGggctccctcctttctcccctcccgCTCCAGGACCGGAGCAGTGGGGATCCCCTCGGCGGGGCCGGCGCCGGG GAGAAGCTTGGGGAGCCAGTCTCTGCGCCCCGCGTCTGAATGGGACCCGGCAGGGGAGGCGGCTCGGTCCTTCCGGCCGCCCTCCCCGCGGGGAGGGGCAGCTCCGCCCGGCCACACCGGCTTTTTACCCATCCGGCGGTCCGAGTGCGGCTCCTCGCGAGCCTGCAAAGGAGCAGCAGGCGGTTCCTTTTTTTCGGACGACCCGGAGCGAGGCCTGCAGGACTGCGCGTcccggcgggcggcgggcggcagGCGGCGGGCGGCTCCCGGCATGCGCGGCAAGGCGTTCCCGCCGCCTCCGAGCTCGCCTGGGGCTGCCGCCCGCCTCCTGCCGGGCCCTCGGGCTCGTCCGGCACCGCGGGGCTGACCGGGGAG ATATTTTAGTACAACATCTTTTCATCACAGAAATGATATCTTCGGGGAAAAGACTTTGA